AATGGTAAAGAAACTATCGTCAGAAATTGCCTTTCACCATTCCAAATTGGGCTCTTACCACGACGTCTGGATGACACTCAACCGCAAGGTATCGGTGTGACGCTTATCACGACCAGATGGTAGTTAATTAATCTGAAAATAGGGCACATTCACCGTTCACGATAACGCTTTGCAATATTCAGGCATGTGCACCgaagaaaacatttacttCTTTTTAATATTTCCACATATTCTGGACAACACACTGGAGTGGATGTGCTAAACACCAATTGACCTCTGTTTAAGGTCGCGCTGTTTGTGCTAACCACCGAAATTTGTCTCCAAATTAACCGAAAGCTTCAGGACCAGAGACGTTGAGCGCTATTTGCAGAGTGGAAGATAGACGGATTCGGatgttgtttacttttgaTACGAACTTCGTTTACAGCGGCTCATCGTGAATCAGCTGTTTGAGCCGCAATGTTGTTTTCTTGTCGCTTGTTTTACCGGTAGTTTTGCTCGTAGCATCTATAATTATTCAATAATGATTTGATATTCGTGCAAAATCTTTAAAACGCACTTAAAATGAGCGCAACGCTTGTGTTTCGagaataaaatgaatattttcctCAAGAATACCATGCCCACATGGAAAGCCCTGCAGCAACCCATATGTCACTTGGTCTTTGACAGATCTGAGGTTACACAGCCTGGTGGTGTTTCATAATCGTCgcatcaaaacacacaaaacatgctTTCACAGTGAATCACATCAATTTTAAGCGGCTTGAGTATGGTTATATTATGAGTGGATACATATATTTCGACGTTGAAATGTAAGTAAAAATCTCTCTCAAGTGGTGTACAAACCGTTTCAATTGTGGCTCTTGGGTGCATAACTTACAGCAAACTTGCCAGGCAGCCGAACCAGCTATCCGCACTCTACTTGAAATCCAGCATAGACCATTCGCTGACGAAAATATTCGGAGAAATTGGCGGTCAGACCGAGGTGGACCTACTAAAGTTCGACGAAGAGCGACAGCACATAATTCTTCGTGTTCCAAAAGAGTTTTACGTAAAGCTGCGGGCAGCTATCACGCTGATAGGAGAGTACCAAGGAGTGCCGTGTAATTTTCAGGTGAAGAAAGTGTCGCCGGTTCTGCATACATTGGTGGAAACTCATTTGGACTTCGGAAGTGAGACTGTTCAGTGAATCATGTCGCTGTGCAAAAGCTACGGAAAGGATAAGGTTATATTTGCAACCAAGGAGGATCATGCCACCCCGAGTAACGTGGAGCTACCGGAATCGGAACCACGTCCCGGCTTGATATTGGAAAATGGAGATATCAACTGGAACTGTCCATGCCTCGGTGGAATGGCCATCGGACCATGTGGCAACGAGTTTCGAGAGGCATTTTCCTGTTTCCATTACAGGTAGTATTTTGATTTCGCCTTTCGGATTTCGGAAAGGCGTTCTCTGAGCAGAACATCGTTAGTTAAGCTAATATTTCACATTCTTTTTAATTGCAGCCAAGCCCAACCAAAGGGATCAGACTGCTACGAAGCGTTTAGCACGATGAACGAGTGCATGCGTAATTATCCTGGTGTGTACAAACAAAACCTGAACGAGGAAGAAGACGATGAGAATGGGGCCGGTGTGGCAAGCATGATAGCAGACGAAGGCGAGGAGGAAGATGATGTCGATAACGCGCCTGTAAAACCGGAAAGCGAGTCGAAAACAGTAGCCACAAAAGCTAACTAATTTGTATTAGAAACTTAAAAATATACGCATGTAGTGCGACAGTTAtgtgaaaaatgatttaaattcaTTGCAATCGTAGAGAGAATTATAGACAGAAAAGATAGAAGAAGATTTCATCATATCCAGCATCATATTTCATCATCCTGATTGGTTCTCTTCTGTCTCATGGTTGggtaataatattaaaaattaaatgcacTATCAGATGTTAAACATTTGTTGTCTATTTAGTGCAAGAATTataaaaaactaaacaaaacgagcgaatgtaatttttgttcgttaaaaacaaggaaaatgtTAACGTTTTCGTTCAAATCAGCAATGTTTGACATTTTCGTCAAAAGACATTTGGGTTTGACAGCAGCTTCGTTAAAAGATAGATGTTTTTGATATTCTGTGAAATTAGTTGGTCGAGAGAAGTGATGCTAAAGTGctatgaaaacaaaaagtggCAATAATTTGGCAATACGTGCGTTATCAAATGGTTCTTAACTTCTAATAACAACGGTGGCAGCGTTGAAGTCGGAGCGTGTAATGTGCATTTTGGCCTATGTCGTTTGGCCAAGATATTCAAGGTTTACTGTGCCTACTGCTCGTCAATAACAAGCGTAACCTTCTGGTGGCGATAGCAGTGTACGGCAAGATTCTGGCGTAGCACGATTTTCCCCTGCGGTTAGCACCTTCTGGAACGTCGGTAACCATTCGTACCGCGGATCGGATCAATGAGGTTAGCGTGCGGTGGCAAAGTGCATATGCGAGAAGCTATCACTGCTATTACGCACCCTACATCTCGACCGTTCGTAGCGTCATCCATCATCCAGTAGCCATTGGCAGCAGCATAGATCCACCTAGACCCCCTCCGTCGAccgatgttgttgctgtgcgCCCGTCCGCTCAACGCAGCAGGAGTAAGCGGAACAGTGCGTTTGGGGTGCGGAAAACCAGTCGCCAAAGCCAGACAGAACGATTTATTTTGGATTTGTGGCCGTCGAACGCGAGGCAGCTGATTGTGCCCGTGACGTAGAGTGAGAatcgtgaaacaaaacaaaaaaaacccaacaaaacgATACATTTAAACGCGTAACGTAGTGAATTgtttgtggtgtgtttttcttcttcttattttgtgtgtgagaCCATCGtgcgtgtgtttattttggtgtttttggcGGTGCGAAGAAAAAGGTGCGTGATTTCGTAACAACAAGCACGGCCGTCGTGACACACAGTTACAGGGTTGTGAGTGAGTGAAtccgtgtgttggtgtgtgtttgagtgagTGAAAGCGCATCGTAACGCAAACAACGCTCAGCAACAACACAATCAACAGTGCGTGTGTTCCATTTCGGAAGTAAGATTCGGTGTTGGTTTAATGTGTACGGTGTGAATGTGCGTGAAAGTGTTGTCGCTATTAGCATAATTGTTAAACATTAGTGCAGAGCCACGTCGTGTCTGTTCTCATTTACAACTGCAACTATAACCCTTTCTGCCGAAACGTTCCGAGACAACTACCAAAAAGGGTACGAAATTGATAACGGGTAGAGAAGAACCGTCTCTGGGTACTGTGGGTCAACAAGATGACGAAAACAGCGCCGAAAGTAGCGGAGACGAACGGGACGGGCAAGGCAGGGAAGCCCGTCAAAGAGAAGCGAAGGTAAGACAAAACATTCAATcgaaaacttgaaaaactggccaaaaaGGTTGCTCAAGGGGGGGACCCTTAACTGAACGACCTGAACGAATTCGTCTTGCGTTGCTTGTGCAGCAAGTGGTGTGCATCACGAGATCATGTGAAAGCTATCCTCGACAAACATTATTTTTGAGTACAAATTTGGTATTTGGgatatttattacaaaagTTTTTATAATTACCCTTACCAATATGAGTTCTTCATGATCTACTAAGATGCTCTAGTAGCTTCCATTTTCTAGATGTCAATGTCACAAGCACGGGCAGAGTAGTAGTGGTGTGTGTAGCAATAGCAACCACATTCATCCTCACCATAGCAACCCTAACCAGAACatgtttttccatttcgtATTTTCTCGTGTTGGAGGTTACTCATATGACTGTGCAAACAAACGGCAGCATCATAGTAACATATCCTTTCGAACCTCAACTGCGTGATCGCCCCAAAATTCTGGCCGGGTTGCTCACGATCGCGTGGGATCGCGTCTCTGTCGCAACCGTCCAAAACTAATGTCCCAAACCTTGTTTTTTGACGTTAATGGTCACATGTTAGTGGCAGGCAATCATTGTTGCCTGTTTTCTATTTGAATTTTGAGCATCTGAGACGTTCAGATGATCATCtaacaaaaaatatacattAATTTAGTGAATAATCAAATTGTCATGTTACATGCAACTTATcacagttttgtttcgttgcacCGCTATATAACGCGATACGATAAAAAAAGCGCGCAAAAAAGGCAGACCAACCGGTACTTAGTGATAATTACCACGCAACAAACTCGAAACGAACCGTTTTGTAGGTCGGGCAAACGTTTGTGTGCCGGACGTCCCTTCTGGATAGGGTCGAATGAAGGAGAACTAATTGCATGCACTGATTACTACAAGCGTGTATTAGCAATCGTTAGACGGGATCATCGTTGGTGTGGAGCAGGACGGTTGACGCTGTGTTCCTGGGGACACTgtaaaacaggaaaaacaaaacaaatccttcCTTAAAGGTAGTTGAAGTTTTTATATTGTTGTCATATTTTTCAATGATCTAATTTTGTGAGGATTACAATATAATAGCCTGTAATATCTAATGATTAGCAGTGAATATTTGTCATATCTTCAAAGATGAGCTTTCATAATGCGTAGTGCGTGATAGAAAGTATTGATTTTATCCATCAATAATTTTCCTTTTACGCACCAAGCATTTCCTCGTGTGTCCTATTTTTGTCAAGGTTCCGGAATACTAGGGAGAGAAGCAGACACAAGGTGTGTGGATGGTTACGGTTGCAGGGCTTTGTTTTGACGTTCACTTTCGATAACACCCATGACGTCCCGAACGAACTGTTCCATGCACGATTGATGCATGCGCAGTTCAAGGAACGTGGTCTTCGGCAAGAAAGATTCCACCGCAGAGACCACTTCGTGTCCTGGGCACGATAGTCGGCACTCGCCAGCAAGGTGTACGGACTCCATGGAAATTCTGTCGGTTCCGATCTATCGGTTCGGAATGCGCGGGCGAACACCGCATCCAACTATCAACGACCGACAAACGACATTTTAAAGTTGTTGAACCTGTTGAACCGGTGTGATTAGCCGTGGGCATTCCGTTCCTGCGCCATCAACATCACATGCACGGTCACATTAGCAGATGCTTATTTCTTTGTACAGCATTTATTACACTTTTTGTTAACTCCACTCGTATTCGTGTGTCGGATGCGtatgtaaatgttttgtttttggctcaATTTAAGAAAGATGCCATGATTTTAGAAATAGACGGATTAAATGACGATATTAAAAATTTTACTAATAGATCCATTTTATGCaattttattacctttttATCCTTCTAtcatcaaataaacaaacacatattATGATATATTGATAGTAGATATCACTGAGCTTATGTTAAGCTTATTTATCCAAATTTATTACTTATTTACATGCAttaatgtttacatttatTAGTTATAAACATGtttaatgcttttgttttagtCCAACAAAAGATTGGAAAATTGGTTATTGAACACGTGGACATCAGCTAGCACTGCAAAATATATGCCAAATCATCTTATACCGTGAACACGGAGGTACACAATAAGTAAAACAGAAAGATGCACTAGTTTATCAATTTGTGTACTCGTGGTGTTGTAATTAAACACCAAACACATTCGAAAATATTCGACtgatcgaacaaagttcggtGCATGATTATTTTCGGGTCAACGCAGTGTGTGATTACGCTACTACGAGCCTCCAAGAATCCGTCAAAATAGGTTTGAGACGAATGATAAGACTGCGGCTCAATTACGTCAGCTTTATATTATGTTTAAATATGGCTTTTATTTTGACTGATGTAAAATGAGCAAATGAAtggttttgaatttatttttcacaaatagTATAACTCTGTATATtgtagagaaaaaaacaccaataaCCAATAGAcaaacattataaaaaaatataaaaatatagcCTAGACATGCACTGGAGACAAAAAGGTGCAACAATGGAAGGTagaaaatataacaatatCGATACAATTTATTCGTCATCGCCGGAagttttgtgtatgtttttataCCATACTTGCTATAAACGATTGTTAAGAATTCATTGTGCGTAGCAAATGTACGTGCACtgattaaaaatcaattcttTCCTACCTTTCCCAAGTGAATCGTTACAAAAACGGAGTTTATGGCATGGGACGGGGGAAAAGACGTCATAGAATTCATCTGGGAAAATCCAACGTTGCTCAGGTTCTAAAGTGTGGTGACTTTCGTATGTTACTGTCACTAGagttataattaaaattttggaACTCGAGACCTAACACGatcgtgtttgttgtttgcatttctGGTTGGGTTGCGTTTTCTTCATCACACAGTGCTATTTACATGCAGAATGAAGAAATCAGATCGCAAAGGAAGTGGTAAAGTGGAAAGATTGGTCCATTTGGCTTCACTGACCTTCGACACCGGGGCATCATCGTTTGAATTGATTTGCTGGCACGATTTTATACATGCACATTTATACATCTCATGCATGTGTGGGCAAATTATGCCAAGCGCGGGTGAGCGTACGATCATTGTTTTCCAGTGTGCAATGCACGCAAACGAACGCAACAACTGGAAGCACAACATGCAGAGAGCCGTTTAATGTTTGCTGCTTGACAAGCAGATAAAGCGGCCGGTCACGGGTATCGTTGGATCGTTGGGTACCAAGACGTACGCATGTCGAGTTCGTGAGATTGATGTGCCTGTGAAAATCAACGTTGCTCTGCAACCCTCTGGGACCCGGTactattaattttaattgagtCAATTACTATTCGCAGTGGTAAAAAATGGAAGGTTATACCAATACAAGTTTACTGAGCGATAGGCAAATATTGGTACGTCTCACACGCGAGGTCAGTACAATTTTGGTACaaccaaataaaaattatttttcttcaacttTTAGTACATTACTAAGACGGAAAATgttagcgaaacaaaaaaaatgtaaggATGTTACTTTTCTGatggtgaagatgatgattACTGAAGATATCTTCAGTCATCTACAAGATATCCTAGTATTTTATGGTTTGTTGAATGTATCTCTGTATGTAGGTTAACTCACCAATCCTTAAAGGGATAGGAGGAAGATCTCGGAGCAATATAAATTTCGAATTTCGAATTTCTTGTGACTGTGGAGTATTAAATTCAAGTTTCAGGTCAACAAGGTACATTTAAGTTATGAACCCAATCTGGATGAAATGTTGAGTCTCGGATGTCTACCACGTCTAAGTTTTATTCTGATAgcaacataattttaaaaacggaCCACGATTCTCGACCTTAACCTGCTAGCAGGACTACTGCAACAAGCCGAATAGTGCTTGATAAATGAGATTTAATTTcgatataaattttaaaactataATTTATAGAAGTTGTCTTTTTTACCCAAAACATCTTCCATCTGGGGTGTTAGTACCTTAGTACAGCTGAGCTTATTTTGACCGCTTGCGTCTGAGCAGCTGTGCATTAGTTCGCGGCAATAggatgcaaaaattatctttacTACAAGCGCTTATCATCAGATAATGTTTCGTTTGCGTTAAAAAGCTGTAAACCATCCATAGACAGCAGCGCTTCTTCAGTAGTTAACGAGCACCTCAGTACAGCAGATCATTCTCAAAATCGGTTTTGTCCGATTCGACGGGCGACTCAATTTTTGTGCGATACACTTCATCCATGTACCCGCTCTGTTATCAGACACGAGGCTCGAAACTTTCGCAACCACCTACTGGCACTTCCTCTGAGAGTAATGCTTTAGGCCCGGAAAGTTGTAACGGTAGTGGACACCAACTGTAACCGAATGGCTGGCGAGTTCGTTGACTGGTGGTTTGCTGGATCCGAGTGCGGAACAGCGAGATCCGCTCACCGTTTTCGATAACGAAGGTTCCGAAAGGGCCGGTAGGGCTTAGGGCAACCCGGTAATCGTAGCGCATACATTTTTATCGGGACTTCGTCGTTAACGTGCCCAAGATAATGTAACATTATAAATTAGTAGTATTGCCAATCGGATTGCGATTAGACAGTGTCCAGAGCTCGGTGTCGTCGGTCGGTTAAATTTGCAGGCTTCTGCTATCCGTTTCGTTTAGTTGGCCCTTGGAAGCAAATTGTACTCCACGtgtaaaagtgaaaaaaaaacgattcttCTTCAAACGAGTTGTGTGTGATGGTGTTTAGTggcaaattgaattgaattgaattgattgaAAGGGGTCTTTGGGAGATCTTTTACCTCTGTTTGAACCTCTGTTCGTGCAACAGTGTCTTCGAGTGTCCTTAACGTGTGTGTAGACGATGCAATCGAATTGGTACTCTAATGATggggttggtggtgttggAACCGGCAACGGTTACgatggaggtggtggtggtggatatTATGGGTGTGAAAGTGTATCATTTTATGGTCCACCAGCAATGGATACGACGATGGGTTATATGGATAAACTCAAGCCAGCTTTCGACAACACCTCCTGTTATCCTGGAGGAACTGTTGCTGGCCCTGTTGGGAACGGCAATGTTGCTGGTGATGTTAGTGATACATTTTCCAGCTGTAACGCTGGTCCCGTATTACCCTACCAAAATGTCCATCAAGCGTTGGGACCTCATCAACATGAAACACCGCCCGGCTTGTTATATAACCAACCCCAAATGGTGGCGCCAACGGTAATGGGTAGCAACAACGAttaccaacagcagcaccatcagcaACCACACGTTCCTTCCAGTATAAATCACCATCTTGTCGGTGGTGCTTATCAGCCCTTTTGTCAGGCagtgccaccgccaccaccccACCAACAGTCCTCGTACGGGTCCGAATTGGTTAATTCACCAGAAGCAGTCGTGTCGCGGAATTTGGTGTCCGCCGGAGGTACAGCGTCGTTTCTGGAGCAACCCTACGTTTCCGCGAATTATCCACCGTGTCAGGGTCCACCGCCCTGGAACTATGCGTACTGCTACGGGTACTATGGTCAGGAACCGTGTCCTTACGTCAATATGGTCGATATGGAAGATTTCATGTAAGTAGGATCGACGGATCATGGCTTCTAACCAATGGGAAGGACCGGTATCGATACAATAAAGATTTCGATGGCCAATCGGACTGTGGCGTTTTTGCAGGCGTGGGTGGATTATCTTGATCCCGATAGTGTCCTCCCAAAAAACCATGTACAAGGGGGTGTAGGGGACACCCTTCGTGGTATTATGTGTTATACGGCCGATAACTAAACCATTCGGGTTTGGTTGAAAGTTGCAGCTTTTTCAGCGATAACCATGCGGTATGGTTATACAAATATTGGTGCAGGTCTCTGCCGATTGGTCAATCGGTAGATTAGCTGGTATATAAGCGATTAATGTGGTTTTAtaagctgatgatgatgatggttttgttcCATCAGTCATTGGCTTTGTCTTTCTTTCGAAGGTTTGCCGTTTATTCAAGTCTTTTGTATTGCTACTGAATAATTTTCTGTTTGAAATCTTATACTAAATTAATGAATAAACACGATATTGTAGTATGCAGTTGGACGAATAATGCAATCATTTTACAGTGCAGTTCGAAGTCCAACCACCGAATGCTTTGTTTAGTTAAAAAACTGTACACAGTACACATCAACGTGCTGTCAAACGAATGATTGCGGTGTTTGATCGCACTCTCTAGCCCCGAGAGACCTCGGCAGCCGCAAGTACTAGCAGCAGGAATATTACTCATGCTCGTTGGTCCCACACATCACTTTATGGCCGTCTGTGGCGAGACGAACGCGATCTTGTTTTCGGCTTTTCGCCAGCCATTAACCGTGCCACAACAGTGCCCGACCGAAGCACGGTGCGCAAAGTAACGCCACTATCTCGCCCTAGCgctgctgtttgcttttgcgcGTGATGGTGCCATAGGATGCTGGAACGATTTGTGAAATGGGCGAGAGCTGCTATCAttggccaccaccagccggATGAGTACTCTGGATGTGGAGCAGCTGTACGGTTGTGCAAATAGAACCTCATTTAAGTCGTTCTATAGTTTTTAACTTTATAAGAACATTGTCAGTAAGGTGTTTGCATTCACTGAGTGCAGAATTTATACATAAACATTATTTGTTCATTGTATGTCCTTGTTGAATACTGGTCCTTGAATACCAGGGACAACAAGACAAGTTCTGCTACTAATGCGTACATGAACGTTCTTcgttaaaaagaaaatgttattaTGGCCAAAACTCACAGTCGATCACGTGAGCCAAAATGTATTCGGGAATGCCTGTGGGGGACTGTCACGCGCCCGTTACATCAGTAAGATACATTATCCCCTTTTCCGAAGGTGGCATTTGTACGTCGTTTCGGTTTGCAGGTGTTTTCCCTGCTCGaacaaaattttcaccaaaaaaaataaaataaaacccgcCGTAACGTTTCAACGACCAAAATAACCCATGACATCGGCTGTACAGCTGACCGGCTAATACCCGGTCTACTGGACAGTGATACGGTAGCTTCGTCTAAATTGTTTCTCGGTGGATATTGTTAATAATCTTGTTCAAAATGAGTTCCGATATCTGAGActctttttgtattttgtttgggTCTATATTTCATTGTGCTCGATGATTAGCTATTGAAGGTCGGTCGAGAAGACACCAGAAATCGAGACACCTCTATCAACAATTGCCAAACATTGATTGGACAATGGCAAAGCTTGGAAAGTATATTGACTCATCCATGTCATTTTCACGAAATTCATGTTAATCTAGCATAACTTAGCcaataaatagaataaatgtatgggtgtgtgttggATTTTAGCGTTGTATTACTTAACTACTATCAACCAAATATTAAGTAATCAATACATAGAAGATTTGACATTCGATTCTTGCTATATAAAACGACGACATGGCAACAACatagttatttgttttatcattAAATAAAGGTGTTTGTCCAACACAAATATTGGGTTTTCCCAACACTTTAAGAAGTCTGCTGCAAAGCCATTTATATTGGGGTGATAGTATAGTATTGGATAGGGCATTTTATAACATCGGTGCGCGTTGTTACCGTGCGAATTTCGCCATAATTCGTTTATTGCACCACACAATGTTCCAACTGCCCAGAGACAGTGTATGATTCCGAGGGGATCTCTTAGATGCATCTTTATCCACTTTTCGATAGGTTTCATGGCACGATGACGTAAACGGTtagtaaataatatttattgtttaaaatacATTGAAACAACTTTGCACTCGCACCATGTACATTGACATAAAGAAACACAGAAGTACATTCaatgtttcgttgttttttttttgtaaaatcttCGTATGTGGGATCTTGTGCATGCACTTGGTTGTCAATAAAAGTTTGATTTTTATGTATTTACGATAGATTATAGACCATCATCACCCTCATCCCCAATAAACTGTATCTATATGATCCAGGTTAATCTCTACGTGCTATTACGCGTGTCTGATAATTACCGATTAAGCAAAGACATATTCGAAACGGTGGGAATTTACACACAAGCTTCTGGAATTTTTACTTTTTGGTGTATTAAAACGTTCATTTGAGTTGTAGTAAATTTTTCTGTTATGAAATAAGTGTTTACTTCTCATTTTCTATTGATTAACCATTATCCCGTATGATGGAAATGCAACTTTTCAACTTCTTTATGCATGCTACGTCATATTTCAAGGTTTCACCTGATATGAGTATTTTTAATAAGCGTAAACAGTTTATTAACCCTTCAATGTTTGGTGACAAAAAACAGTGTCATGATTCGATTTATCTTGTTATCTGACGCAAGTCGCGAAACGAAGAAGTTGCTTGATAAGGAAACGTGATTCGTGCCGAGCAGAGAAACACGATGTCTAAGgcggttatttttttatcaacacaTCATCGGTACAGCCCAATAAAGGCACAGATATCACGCGATATAGCATACGCTGGGCAAGTCGAAAATTCTTCTATTGCAATGCCGCTCCTTGTAGCTACAACATTGTTTGGAACAGATTAGGATTATCTGCAACCAGATTGTACACTCTTCCGTCTTGTTGCATACGGATTTCTAGTGAAATGATTCTGTATCTCGCAACAATATGGTTTAAACCAGCTTAGCGAAACCAGATTTCGTTGCGGAATTCATAAATTCATCATTCTCGTTGATGCTTGCCGATCGCGACCACCGTATCAATAGTATGGCAGATTGGTGTCAgtttttcgattgtttcttGGCAGCTTTTAGCTTTTGATTATGATTGATTTGAAGTAATGGTGATTAGAAgcttaccattttttttgaTAACATTAGATGTATAACAATTGGGGGGTAATTCGATGTATTGGGGGGAAGAAACTTGAAGCAAGGTTGCCTCTTTTTATAAAGCAAATTAGCTGCTGATTAATAACAACCAATACATTATTTACAGATGAATAAAATTTACATGTTTTACATATTTAATAAttctttttatcttttcttttaGGAATAATGAAAAACGCAAGGAGAAATCACGTGATGCAGCGCGCTGTCGGCGTTCGCGCGAGACGGAGATATTCCAGGATTTGGCCAGTTTGCTCCCGATGCGTCCA
The Anopheles moucheti chromosome 2, idAnoMoucSN_F20_07, whole genome shotgun sequence genome window above contains:
- the LOC128297191 gene encoding uncharacterized protein LOC128297191, translated to MSGYIYFDVEIKLARQPNQLSALYLKSSIDHSLTKIFGEIGGQTEVDLLKFDEERQHIILRVPKEFYVKLRAAITLIGEYQGVPCNFQVKKVSPVLHTLVETHLDFGSETVQ
- the LOC128297190 gene encoding mitochondrial intermembrane space import and assembly protein 40-B; this encodes MSLCKSYGKDKVIFATKEDHATPSNVELPESEPRPGLILENGDINWNCPCLGGMAIGPCGNEFREAFSCFHYSQAQPKGSDCYEAFSTMNECMRNYPGVYKQNLNEEEDDENGAGVASMIADEGEEEDDVDNAPVKPESESKTVATKAN